A section of the Portunus trituberculatus isolate SZX2019 chromosome 20, ASM1759143v1, whole genome shotgun sequence genome encodes:
- the LOC123506478 gene encoding uncharacterized protein LOC123506478, translated as MADEEPKVHAEKSPLSPVTPECFVTEDHVRAALTTDKGTTAQLTAWRIVDFTKKGDNYASVVTSVEVKYEFDGKSSEVVYVVKINTGKTIGGENIFDTFFQKECNFFLDIAPDINSVLKEIGHTEINVPKCFYISLEERKEVIFLEDLRARGYKMADRKQGLDKAHTTLVLRELARLHAASLLLQNKIPDEHFGEKYPLLKIGLAYFLQNYSSLRKIFENSVTFTKDIIERVGGYERLSAWTDTIIPYIVDILDQMGCGEPKVVCHGDCWINNLLFRYSETGYPEDVMLLDLQMTYLSVPAADLNYLLYSSMTGDVRKPNIEAFLGSYYTTFKDVMEAGGKTVPFTQTQLFKDFRDRNVAGLLFAIIFLPVMVFETEEVESSKDNGEDVEDYLRKTRDKAMEMLDTNPIVKSRFMSLFDEIMELGIAP; from the exons ATGGCAGACGAGG AACCAAAGGTTCATGCCGAAAAATCGCCGTTATCACCAGTGACGCCGGAGTGTTTCGTGACAGAAGACCACGTGCGGGCAGCGCTTACGACAGACAAGGGCACCACCGCACAACTCACCGCCTGGAGAATCGTGGACTTCACTAAGAAGGGCGACAATTATGCCTCTGTAGTGACCAGCGTCGAGGTGAAGTATGAGTTCGACGGTAAAAGCTCCGAAGTGGTCTATGTGGTAAAGATTAACACAGGAAAGACCATTGGAGGTGAAAACATTTTTGATACATTTTTCCAAAAGGAATGCAATTTCTTCCTCGACATCGCACCTGATATAAACTCTGTATTAAAGGAGATTGGTCACACAGAGATCAACGTTCCCAAATGTTTCTATATAAgcctggaagaaagaaaagaagtgatcTTCCTTGAGGACCTACGAGCTAGAGGCTACAAAATGGCTGACCGTAAGCAAGGGTTGGACAAGGCTCACACTACCCTCGTGCTAAGGGAGCTGGCCAGACTTCACGCCGCCTCCCTGCTGCTGCAGAACAAAATCCCTGACGAACACTTCGGAGAAAAGTACCCTCTTTTAAAGATAGGATTAGCTTACTTCTTGCAAAATTACAGTTCATTGCgtaaaatttttgaaaataGTGTGACATTTACCAAAGATATCatagaaagagtaggaggatacGAGAGATTGTCTGCCTGGACAGACACGATCATCCCATATATAGTGGACATCTTGGATCAGATGGGTTGCGGCGAGCCTAAGGTGGTGTGTCACGGAGATTGCTGGATTAACAACCTTCTCTTTAG GTACAGTGAGACCGGCTACCCCGAGGATGTGATGCTTCTTGACTTGCAGATGACATACCTCAGTGTTCCTGCTGCAGATCTCAACTACCTCCTATATAGTAGCATGACGGGGGATGTCAGGAAGCCCAACATTGAAGCCTTCCTGGGCTCCTACTACACCACTTTCAAGGACGTCATGGAGGCTGGCGGCAAGACAGTACCTTTCACGCAGACACAGCTCTTCAAGGACTTCAGGGACAGGAATGTCGCTGGTTTATTGTTTGCCATAATATTTTTGCCTGTCATGGTCTTTGAAACTGAAGAAGTAGAGTCATCGAAAGATAATGGAGAGGATGTTGAAGATTACCTTCGTAAGACGAGAGACAAGGCGATGGAAATGCTAGACACAAATCCTATTGTGAAGTCAAGATTTATGTCTCTTTTTGACGAAATTATGGAATTAGGAATTgctccatga